The genomic segment TGTGCGGCGTTGTCAGTTTGTCGAGGCCGGTCAGCGTCAGGTATTTCTCGAGCATCCGTCCGACGCTGCGGGTGGTCAGGCGGGTTCCGAAGCGATTCAGGAACATTGCGGTGCGGTCGGCGGGGCCAGCTTCCAGGTTTTCCGTGCGCACTTCCAGCCAGCGGTAAAGGGCTTTGGCCGCGTGTCGACCGATGGGAGCGATCCGCTCTTTCTTACCCTTACCGAAGACGCGGACGATGTTGGCGTCGCGATCCCAGTCATCAACATTCAAGCTGACGAGTTCAGCGACTCGCAGGCCCGCCGAATACAGCGTTTCGAGGATCGCTCGATCGCGCAGCCCTTCGTTCTGATTGGCCGGGGGCGATTCAAGAAGTTTCGTGATCTGTTCGGCCGTCAGGAAGTGCGGAAGCTTCCGTCCCGTGCGGGGCGTTCTGAGCGCTTTGGCGGGGTTCGCCGCGACCAGGCCTTCACGCTGACAATACCGAAAGAAACTGCGCAGGCTGGCCAGGCGTCGCGCGATGGTTGTCCGGGCATAGTCACATTCGTGCAGGTAGGCGATGTACCCCCGGAGCTGGGTGATGTGCACCTGGCCCGGTTCGGTGACTTCGCCGACGCGGTCACGAAAGTAGTCGAGCAGGCTGCCGAAGTCTTCGCTGTACGATTTCAGCGTCAGTTCGGAAGCGTTTCGTTCGACCCGCAGATATCGCAGGAAACCGTCGATCGCGCCGTACATGCAAATGACCTCATGATTTCACGCGCACCGGCGAATCAATCGCCTGTGCCGCGAGGAATCAGGCGGCCGAGCGGCGAATGCGGTTCTTCGGTTCGACGTGATCGCTTGGCTCGCCTTCACGCAACTTACGGACACGCTGGCTGAGCGTGGCCGCATCATACCAGGAAAAATTCAGTTCGGGGTCGGCTGCATACTTGCCCAGCGTCTGCAGCAGCTGATCGGCGCTTTCGTCGTCGTACAGAAAAACAAATCGTTCCTGGCCTTTGAGCAATGCAAGTACATTGATGCCGTGTTGTGGCATAGCGCCCCTTCCGTGGGTCCGATCTCGAAGTGTCGTCATTGATATTGATGCGGTAACGTCGCTGAGTGGACGTCACGAAAGGGATATCGACCGAACGGTCACCATCTCACAAATTTCTAGCAGTTGCCGCCACGTTGCCTGCGACTCGTCCGTTTCACGCCGGGTGAATCGTTACGAAACGCAGGGCGGCTGAATTCACTGTGGTGAGACTTATCGGCAAAGTCTTCGTAGAAGTTTAACTCTGCCCGATTTCCGCAGTTGAACGTGAGCGGGACGCTTGCGGCAGGATCGGCCGATTGGGGGGCGGTCGAGTTGGAACGTAGAAAAGTGGGGAGTGATGCGAGAAGCGGCGTTTCCAAGCGGGAGCTTTTTCCCCTTGATGCCAAGCTCCGGCTTGGCATCGCTTCCTCCACATCACATAAGGTGTACGAAGGTCCGAGGCCGCTTTCCTGCTCGACGGAAAATCAAATCGCAAGAGGCGTTACCAAGCGGGGGGCTTGGTAACGACGGGGAAATGAGGAGGGGAGCGAGAGGAGAGTTGCCAAGCGGGAACTTGGGAGCGAGCAATACGAACGAGGGCACGCTGATCGAAAACCAACACAGCGTTGTCTGATGGGCTGGCCGGACGTCTACGGCTGTGGGATGGCTGGCAGCGTGATCAAATGCACCTTGCCGTCGCTGGCCATGATTGCGATTTGTGTGCCGCTGGGCGAAATGGTGCCGCTATAAAGCGTTGAGCTCAGTTTCTGCTGAAACTGCGGTGCTTCGCGATTCGTGTTCCAGACGACGACGTTCCCGCTGTATCCCACCGAGAGCAGGTTGTGGCCAGACCGGCTGTATTCCACCTTGTAGAGATCGTCGGGCTGCCGTGGGAAGACTTTCAACGGGCTGGGGTTGTCGATGTTCCAGAGGAAAATGGCTCGATCCAGTCCGGCGGCGGTCAGATTCTGCCCATCTGGGCTCAGCGCGACGGAATAAACGGCGTCCAGCGGGCCGCTGAATTGACGAAGTTGGGTCCCGTCCGTGGTTCGAAAGGCTCTGACGGTCTTATCGCCACCGGCCGTGATCAGCTGTGAACCGTCTGGGTTGAACGCCAATGAATAGACGGCCGCGGTTTGTGACGGCAGCGTGCGGACGATCTGATTCTTTTCGTAGTCCCAGATTCGAACCGTTTTGTCGTTCGAGCACGATGCGATCCAGGGTTTGGAAGGGTG from the Schlesneria paludicola DSM 18645 genome contains:
- the xerC gene encoding tyrosine recombinase XerC codes for the protein MYGAIDGFLRYLRVERNASELTLKSYSEDFGSLLDYFRDRVGEVTEPGQVHITQLRGYIAYLHECDYARTTIARRLASLRSFFRYCQREGLVAANPAKALRTPRTGRKLPHFLTAEQITKLLESPPANQNEGLRDRAILETLYSAGLRVAELVSLNVDDWDRDANIVRVFGKGKKERIAPIGRHAAKALYRWLEVRTENLEAGPADRTAMFLNRFGTRLTTRSVGRMLEKYLTLTGLDKLTTPHTLRHSFATHMLDGGADLRAVQELLGHKSLTTTQIYTHVSTKRLRDTYENAHPHAAKNRRPTKNE